In Legionella beliardensis, the following are encoded in one genomic region:
- a CDS encoding universal stress protein: protein MYKTILHATDLSENHYNLCQQAVKLAQCFKASLHFLHVIETPASLQWAQSLGFAELATPVKDDAITTMATLGEALNIPLAHQHVEVGSAYSHILNKANELNCDLIIIGSHSRHSLPPFLGSSFLGSTANTIVHHAPCAVLTLKAE, encoded by the coding sequence TTGTATAAAACGATATTACATGCAACCGATCTAAGTGAAAATCATTACAATCTTTGTCAGCAAGCAGTCAAACTAGCTCAATGCTTTAAAGCTTCCCTTCATTTTCTACATGTTATAGAAACACCTGCCTCTTTACAATGGGCACAAAGCTTAGGATTTGCTGAATTAGCAACGCCTGTGAAAGATGACGCGATAACAACAATGGCTACTTTAGGAGAGGCACTCAATATTCCTCTAGCCCACCAGCATGTTGAAGTTGGCTCAGCTTATAGCCATATTTTAAACAAGGCCAATGAATTAAACTGCGATTTAATTATTATAGGCAGCCACTCGCGCCATTCACTGCCACCTTTCTTAGGGAGCTCATTTTTAGGAAGCACAGCTAACACCATCGTTCATCACGCACCTTGTGCTGTTTTAACCTTAAAAGCGGAGTAA
- the der gene encoding ribosome biogenesis GTPase Der, whose protein sequence is MVPVVALVGRPNVGKSTLFNRLTHTQNALVADFPGLTRDRQYGEAEFEKKQFIVVDTGGIGVDDLAVDELMSKQSAAALDEATIVLFLVDGRAGLTGIDETIASRLRKLNKPVFLIVNKTEGLDEQVACSEFQRLGFSHIYSISAAHGSGIATFLTALTANFSINIEPIESDNQAIKITFVGRPNVGKSTLVNRILGEERVVVYDMPGTTRDSITIPFARDEKQYLLIDTAGIRRRARIDEKIEKFSVIKTLQSIRESHVCLMLLDAREGLTEQDMHLLGFIIEAGKALVIAVNKWDGLDEDHKEHVRNELARKLQFASFAKMRFISALHGSGVGLLFNDIEEAYASATQRFSTPKLTRLLLDLVSQHPPPLVQGRRIKLRYAHAGGHNPPIIVIHGNQLDALPNSYKRYLINHFTNHLGLVGTPLKLEFKGNVNPFKDKKNKLSPRQVKRKKRLMRHVKRS, encoded by the coding sequence ATGGTCCCTGTTGTAGCGTTAGTTGGTCGGCCTAATGTAGGAAAATCAACCTTATTTAATCGTTTAACTCATACCCAAAATGCTTTGGTTGCTGATTTTCCAGGGTTAACCCGAGATAGGCAATATGGGGAAGCAGAGTTTGAGAAAAAGCAATTCATTGTTGTTGACACAGGTGGCATAGGTGTTGATGATTTGGCTGTGGATGAATTGATGTCAAAGCAGTCGGCAGCCGCACTCGATGAGGCAACTATAGTTTTATTTTTAGTAGATGGCAGAGCTGGCCTAACCGGCATTGATGAAACAATTGCTAGCCGTTTACGTAAATTAAATAAGCCTGTTTTTCTTATTGTTAATAAAACTGAAGGATTAGATGAGCAGGTTGCGTGCTCAGAATTTCAGCGCTTAGGTTTTAGCCATATTTACTCTATTTCGGCAGCCCACGGCAGTGGTATAGCTACTTTCCTTACAGCCCTTACTGCTAATTTTTCAATAAATATTGAACCTATAGAGTCTGATAATCAAGCGATTAAAATTACCTTTGTTGGACGCCCTAATGTCGGAAAATCTACTTTAGTAAATCGTATTTTAGGTGAAGAACGAGTCGTTGTTTATGATATGCCTGGTACGACACGTGACAGCATTACGATTCCTTTTGCAAGAGATGAGAAACAATATTTATTAATCGACACGGCTGGGATAAGACGCCGTGCACGAATTGATGAAAAGATTGAAAAATTTTCCGTCATTAAAACGTTACAATCCATTCGAGAATCTCATGTTTGTTTAATGCTGCTCGATGCAAGAGAAGGCTTAACCGAACAAGACATGCATTTATTAGGCTTTATTATTGAGGCGGGTAAAGCACTAGTCATAGCCGTTAATAAATGGGATGGCTTAGATGAAGACCATAAAGAGCATGTACGCAATGAATTAGCGCGTAAATTGCAATTTGCTAGTTTTGCTAAAATGCGCTTTATTTCTGCCCTACATGGTAGTGGAGTGGGATTATTATTTAATGACATTGAGGAAGCTTATGCGTCTGCAACACAGCGTTTTTCTACGCCAAAATTAACTCGTTTACTCTTAGATCTAGTGAGTCAACATCCACCGCCATTAGTGCAAGGCCGAAGAATTAAACTTCGCTACGCTCACGCAGGTGGACATAATCCGCCCATTATTGTCATTCATGGCAACCAACTTGATGCTCTACCAAATAGCTATAAGCGCTATTTAATTAATCATTTCACAAACCACTTAGGTTTAGTTGGAACGCCGTTAAAATTAGAGTTTAAAGGTAATGTTAACCCGTTTAAAGATAAAAAGAATAAGCTCTCGCCAAGACAAGTAAAGCGTAAGAAGCGCTTAATGAGGCACGTTAAAAGAAGTTAA
- the bamB gene encoding outer membrane protein assembly factor BamB, giving the protein MSNLKRKTLFSLILSLSVAGCTKLDDYMLGKDNTPTPQTLAPVATKTKLKEKWTVAIGSGQKNKTAYLKLKPVIRGNVVYTADNNGIIEAVDKATGKILWTKQLTTGVVSGPSIGQDHLVVSTDSSSLVALKQSNGEEIWQAKVSGDVLGQPAIAQNKVIAKTIDGNLYAFDLKSGNKLWVSDHGAPSLILKASSSPVIMNDSTALVGYSDGKMDAVDIQTGQVLWQRSIAFANGSSDVERLVDIDADPIVQGNIALLASYQGYIGALSLTDGQFVWRKPASTFTNIAVKGKTLFMTDSQDIIWAINKNNGQVEWKQDALKARGLTEPVLMENYVVVGDKTGILHVLSTQTGEFISRAELGSAIHVAPSVSGNNIYVMTANGKLSHFTVG; this is encoded by the coding sequence ATGTCAAATCTGAAAAGAAAAACACTGTTCTCTTTAATTCTTTCTCTTTCGGTTGCAGGTTGCACTAAGCTTGATGATTATATGCTTGGCAAAGACAACACGCCTACCCCACAAACCTTAGCGCCTGTTGCTACAAAAACAAAATTAAAAGAAAAATGGACAGTGGCTATCGGATCTGGGCAAAAGAATAAAACTGCTTATTTAAAGTTAAAACCTGTTATACGCGGTAACGTTGTTTATACTGCTGATAATAATGGCATTATTGAGGCAGTTGATAAAGCAACGGGTAAAATTTTATGGACAAAACAGCTTACGACTGGTGTAGTAAGCGGGCCTAGCATAGGCCAAGATCACCTAGTTGTTAGTACAGATTCTTCAAGCCTTGTTGCTCTTAAGCAAAGCAATGGTGAAGAAATTTGGCAAGCTAAGGTTTCTGGTGATGTACTTGGCCAACCTGCTATTGCTCAAAATAAAGTTATTGCTAAAACAATTGATGGGAACTTATATGCGTTTGACTTAAAATCAGGCAATAAGCTTTGGGTATCCGATCATGGTGCACCTAGTCTAATTTTAAAAGCAAGCTCATCACCTGTTATTATGAATGATAGTACTGCCTTAGTCGGATATTCTGATGGTAAAATGGATGCAGTTGATATTCAAACAGGACAAGTGTTATGGCAACGCAGTATTGCTTTTGCTAATGGCTCTAGTGATGTTGAACGCTTAGTCGATATTGATGCTGATCCCATTGTGCAAGGTAATATTGCTCTATTAGCTAGTTATCAAGGCTACATTGGCGCTTTATCACTTACTGACGGCCAATTTGTATGGCGTAAACCTGCTTCAACGTTTACAAATATAGCTGTTAAGGGTAAAACACTTTTTATGACTGATAGTCAGGATATTATTTGGGCTATTAATAAGAATAATGGCCAAGTAGAATGGAAGCAAGATGCCCTAAAAGCCCGCGGGTTAACTGAGCCAGTTTTAATGGAAAATTACGTAGTGGTAGGGGATAAGACAGGTATACTACATGTTTTATCCACTCAAACTGGCGAATTTATTTCGCGAGCTGAATTAGGCAGCGCTATTCATGTAGCGCCAAGCGTTTCTGGTAATAATATTTATGTTATGACTGCAAACGGTAAGTTAAGTCATTTTACTGTAGGTTAA
- a CDS encoding YfgM family protein, whose protein sequence is MSMYMTEEEQLEAIKKWWHKHSTLITIVLSVILLIISGYKYWHWHQDKVVTQASNSYEHLMVALSNQDNKNVKSYANQLIKEHSHTIYAHAARLTLAKLYVNEGNLSKASELLDYVANNCPMKPLRDVARIRTARLYTAQKSYDKALTELNKVDDLVYIPVVNELKGDIYTETGQYQQAINYYKKAISEVRTQGMGNLYLEMKTNELAALAQSVNNSAKIA, encoded by the coding sequence ATGTCAATGTATATGACAGAAGAAGAGCAGTTAGAAGCAATCAAAAAGTGGTGGCATAAACATAGCACATTAATTACCATTGTGCTTTCTGTCATCCTACTTATTATATCAGGTTATAAATATTGGCATTGGCATCAAGATAAAGTAGTGACTCAAGCGTCTAACAGCTATGAGCACTTAATGGTTGCCTTATCAAATCAAGACAATAAGAATGTAAAATCCTATGCTAACCAATTAATAAAAGAACATAGTCACACTATCTATGCTCATGCGGCACGATTAACATTGGCAAAATTATATGTTAATGAAGGAAATTTGAGTAAGGCAAGTGAGCTGCTAGATTATGTGGCTAATAATTGCCCCATGAAGCCCTTAAGAGATGTCGCACGCATTCGTACGGCTAGGCTTTATACAGCACAAAAATCTTATGACAAAGCGTTAACAGAGTTAAATAAAGTTGACGATTTGGTTTATATACCAGTAGTCAATGAATTAAAAGGTGATATCTATACGGAAACTGGTCAATACCAGCAAGCAATTAACTATTATAAAAAAGCAATTTCAGAAGTTCGTACGCAAGGAATGGGAAATCTTTATTTGGAAATGAAAACAAATGAGTTAGCTGCGTTAGCTCAATCTGTAAATAATTCGGCAAAAATAGCTTAA
- the hisS gene encoding histidine--tRNA ligase, giving the protein MNKQRRSRVVDKIRAVRGMNDVLPHETESWRLLEQTFIRCLTNYAYQEIRFPLIESTQLFKRTIGEVTDIVEKEMYTFQDLNGDSITLRPEGTAGCLRACLEHGLLYNQQQKLWYIGPMFRHERPQKGRYRQFNQLGVEALGIAGTAIELELIAICKRLWQELGVNEVVHLQINTLGELNERQNYKEQLVLFFNKHHDKLDEDSQRRLTRNPLRILDSKNPDMQALLVDAPKLIDYVGEESKQHFFNLCAGLDKMGIAYEVNPFLVRGLDYYGHTVFEWVTDKLGSQATVCAGGRYDSLIQQLGGNPMPAVGFAMGAERLLLLMDTLAVNLIPKANLSLFLIATNEEGMQQALIVAEQLRDHNQNWQVITNTAGGSFKSQFKKADKIGAHLALIFGEEELKNGQISIKDLRNTAQQVTISQKQLISYLQDYKV; this is encoded by the coding sequence ATGAACAAGCAGCGGAGAAGCAGAGTGGTTGATAAAATTCGTGCAGTACGAGGTATGAATGATGTTTTACCTCATGAAACTGAGTCATGGAGATTATTAGAGCAAACTTTTATACGTTGTTTAACTAATTATGCTTATCAAGAGATTCGCTTTCCCTTAATCGAAAGCACGCAATTATTTAAGCGTACTATTGGTGAAGTCACAGATATTGTTGAAAAAGAAATGTATACTTTTCAAGATCTCAATGGTGATAGCATTACGTTACGTCCTGAAGGAACGGCAGGGTGCCTTAGGGCTTGTTTAGAGCACGGGCTTTTATATAATCAGCAGCAAAAGCTATGGTATATTGGGCCTATGTTTCGCCATGAGCGACCACAAAAAGGGCGCTACCGGCAATTTAATCAATTGGGCGTTGAAGCACTAGGAATAGCAGGCACGGCAATTGAACTGGAGCTTATTGCCATTTGTAAACGTTTATGGCAAGAGTTGGGTGTTAATGAGGTAGTCCACTTACAAATTAATACCTTAGGTGAGTTAAATGAACGGCAAAATTATAAAGAGCAGCTCGTGTTGTTTTTTAATAAGCATCATGACAAATTAGATGAAGATAGTCAGCGCCGTTTAACAAGAAATCCCTTAAGAATATTAGATAGTAAAAACCCTGATATGCAAGCTCTACTAGTTGATGCGCCTAAACTCATCGACTATGTAGGAGAAGAAAGTAAACAACATTTTTTTAATTTATGTGCAGGGTTAGATAAAATGGGTATTGCTTATGAAGTCAATCCATTTTTAGTTCGGGGTTTAGATTATTATGGCCATACTGTTTTTGAATGGGTAACAGATAAACTAGGTAGCCAAGCTACCGTATGTGCAGGCGGTCGCTATGATTCCTTAATTCAGCAATTAGGCGGTAACCCAATGCCTGCTGTTGGATTTGCGATGGGTGCTGAGCGTTTATTATTATTAATGGATACGTTAGCTGTTAATCTAATTCCTAAAGCTAATCTTAGTTTGTTTTTGATAGCTACTAATGAGGAAGGTATGCAGCAAGCTCTTATTGTTGCAGAACAATTGCGCGATCATAACCAGAATTGGCAAGTGATTACGAATACTGCTGGCGGAAGCTTTAAAAGCCAATTTAAAAAAGCTGATAAAATTGGCGCTCATCTCGCTTTAATTTTTGGGGAAGAGGAGTTGAAAAATGGACAAATCAGCATTAAAGACTTGCGAAATACGGCACAACAAGTCACCATTTCGCAAAAACAATTAATTAGCTATTTACAAGATTATAAAGTCTAA
- a CDS encoding helix-turn-helix domain-containing protein yields the protein MNTTTIMDEINTPDKGSPGSQLAQLREKKGFTQEYVAGKLHLRVKVIELLETDDYENMPEPVFIKGYLRAYAKLLGVSPEPFLQIFNSRYAYERKPEKALWQSRREINKGERFVRWFTALVAIAAIVSIGLWWQKNKDNMQPVFSTKHESTVNQIPPMQNAEAEAETKLTAISRMQSMFAASEESGNNEQAAEKQSG from the coding sequence ATGAATACAACAACAATAATGGATGAAATTAACACACCAGATAAAGGTAGCCCAGGATCACAATTAGCACAACTTCGCGAAAAAAAAGGATTCACACAAGAATATGTAGCAGGAAAATTGCATTTAAGGGTGAAAGTTATCGAGTTACTTGAAACAGATGACTATGAAAATATGCCAGAACCAGTATTTATAAAAGGGTATCTGCGAGCATATGCGAAGTTACTCGGTGTATCGCCTGAGCCTTTTTTACAAATTTTTAATAGTCGTTATGCTTATGAAAGAAAGCCCGAAAAGGCATTATGGCAAAGCAGGCGAGAAATTAATAAAGGTGAGCGTTTTGTTCGCTGGTTTACAGCGCTTGTGGCAATCGCTGCCATTGTTTCTATTGGTTTATGGTGGCAAAAAAATAAAGATAATATGCAGCCTGTTTTTTCCACTAAGCATGAGAGCACGGTTAACCAGATTCCGCCAATGCAAAACGCTGAAGCTGAGGCTGAAACAAAATTAACAGCAATCTCAAGAATGCAATCCATGTTTGCAGCCAGTGAAGAGTCTGGTAATAATGAACAAGCAGCGGAGAAGCAGAGTGGTTGA
- the pilW gene encoding type IV pilus biogenesis/stability protein PilW, translating to MVQSLFLLGLLLLQGCQINTEDNAKKAEQATKRSNTAAYNIQLGLGYLQKGNRPRAKKKFLKALELSPKSPEANAALAYYMEKTGNLNEAKAFYKKALTLAPTSGAQLNNYGTFLCRNGSYQEAEGYFLKAANNVNYIHTAGAYENAGLCASAIPDDTKAENYFLKALEQDPRRKQSLIELVSIQLKHDKPDKALNYLQTYQDISLTDAILLKLAAQAANKAGKPDLEADYKLRLSRLTYLTNNSGVINEYNNNNG from the coding sequence GTGGTGCAGTCATTATTTTTATTGGGCTTGTTATTATTACAAGGATGTCAGATTAATACAGAGGACAATGCAAAAAAAGCAGAGCAGGCTACTAAACGTAGTAATACCGCTGCCTACAATATTCAATTAGGTTTAGGCTATTTACAAAAGGGCAATAGGCCGCGTGCAAAAAAGAAGTTTCTTAAAGCATTAGAATTATCACCTAAATCGCCTGAAGCAAATGCAGCCTTAGCCTATTACATGGAAAAAACAGGCAATTTAAATGAGGCAAAAGCATTTTATAAAAAAGCGTTGACTCTAGCGCCAACGAGTGGTGCACAATTAAATAACTACGGTACGTTTCTTTGTCGAAATGGTTCTTATCAGGAAGCAGAAGGCTATTTTCTCAAGGCAGCTAATAATGTTAATTATATTCATACTGCTGGCGCCTATGAAAACGCTGGCTTATGTGCTTCTGCAATTCCTGATGATACAAAAGCAGAAAATTATTTTCTAAAAGCCTTAGAGCAAGACCCGCGCCGAAAGCAGTCTTTGATTGAATTAGTGTCAATTCAACTCAAACACGATAAGCCAGATAAGGCCTTAAATTATTTACAAACGTACCAAGATATATCATTAACCGATGCCATTTTACTAAAATTAGCTGCCCAAGCAGCAAACAAAGCAGGTAAACCTGATTTAGAGGCAGATTATAAGTTACGGTTAAGTAGGTTAACTTACTTAACGAACAATTCTGGAGTAATAAATGAATACAACAACAATAATGGATGA
- a CDS encoding DUF4385 domain-containing protein, with translation MDKTDYANRYRHINFRLHPERYIIGKGEQGVLIAEPYKSEILPHWRFKTPQIAKQSAETIYNLFLNYRDGNDFVGMDMARKYLQMGFTRARRYANHASGRKYDSSGAVKPQEPNSESSLKAESARIFLAFYQQVMEDEQYQALKKKHLLLEKKKPKS, from the coding sequence ATGGATAAAACGGATTATGCTAATCGCTATCGCCATATTAATTTCAGACTTCATCCTGAGCGATATATTATTGGCAAAGGAGAGCAGGGTGTATTGATTGCTGAACCTTATAAAAGTGAAATACTTCCTCATTGGCGTTTCAAAACCCCGCAAATTGCTAAGCAATCTGCAGAAACGATTTATAATTTATTCCTTAATTATCGCGATGGTAACGATTTTGTAGGGATGGATATGGCAAGGAAGTATTTACAAATGGGGTTTACACGCGCAAGACGCTACGCAAACCATGCCAGTGGTCGTAAGTATGATAGTAGTGGTGCGGTAAAGCCCCAAGAGCCAAACTCAGAGAGTTCACTAAAAGCTGAGTCAGCGCGCATATTTTTAGCTTTTTATCAGCAAGTCATGGAAGATGAACAGTATCAAGCCTTAAAGAAAAAGCACCTTCTATTAGAGAAAAAAAAGCCTAAATCATAA
- the rlmN gene encoding 23S rRNA (adenine(2503)-C(2))-methyltransferase RlmN, with the protein MAELTNLLNFNSQQMREFFKQLGEKPFRAQQVMQWIHQAGFHDFSQMTNLSKSLRERLSELAEIRLPEIVSCQKSSDGTHKWLLKLDCNNCIETVFIPEKNRGTLCVSSQVGCALNCSFCSTAKQGFNRNLTTAEIIGQVWLAVRELSKDNGIHDKRVTNVVMMGMGEPLLNFDNVVTAMDIMMDDFAYGLSKRRVTLSTSGVLPDLERLREVSPVALAVSLHAPNDELRNELVPINKKYPLSQLMALCKRYFKDEPRRKVTFEYVMLKGVNDQPEHAFQLVKLLHNVPAKVNLIPFNPFPLTQYERSSEATINHFRDILMSKGINTITRKTRGDDIDAACGQLAGSVKDKTSRSSRWQKLHFQPVNLTKEQN; encoded by the coding sequence ATGGCTGAACTAACCAATTTGTTGAATTTTAATTCTCAACAAATGAGAGAATTTTTTAAGCAATTAGGTGAAAAACCATTTCGCGCCCAGCAAGTGATGCAATGGATTCATCAAGCGGGCTTTCATGATTTTTCTCAAATGACTAACCTAAGCAAATCCTTACGCGAACGCTTATCAGAGCTTGCCGAGATCCGGCTGCCGGAAATTGTTTCCTGTCAAAAATCAAGTGATGGTACGCACAAGTGGCTATTAAAACTTGATTGCAATAACTGCATCGAAACGGTATTTATTCCTGAAAAAAATCGAGGAACACTTTGTGTATCATCACAAGTAGGGTGCGCACTAAATTGTAGTTTCTGCTCGACAGCTAAACAAGGATTTAATCGCAATCTAACCACAGCAGAAATTATTGGCCAGGTATGGCTCGCTGTGCGTGAACTGTCAAAAGATAATGGTATTCATGATAAACGGGTTACCAATGTCGTGATGATGGGTATGGGTGAACCCTTACTTAATTTTGATAATGTAGTAACCGCTATGGATATCATGATGGATGATTTTGCTTATGGTTTATCAAAACGACGGGTGACCTTAAGCACCTCAGGCGTTTTACCTGATTTAGAGCGTTTACGTGAAGTGAGTCCAGTTGCATTAGCAGTTTCCTTGCACGCACCTAACGATGAGTTACGTAATGAATTAGTACCAATTAATAAAAAGTATCCCTTGTCTCAATTAATGGCGCTTTGTAAACGTTATTTTAAAGACGAGCCAAGGCGAAAGGTCACCTTTGAATATGTGATGCTTAAAGGCGTCAATGATCAACCAGAGCATGCTTTTCAATTAGTTAAGTTATTACATAATGTACCGGCTAAAGTAAATTTAATTCCATTTAATCCGTTTCCTTTGACACAGTATGAGCGTTCTTCAGAAGCCACAATCAATCATTTTCGGGATATTTTGATGTCTAAAGGCATTAATACCATTACTCGTAAGACTCGTGGTGATGATATTGATGCAGCTTGCGGTCAATTAGCTGGTTCAGTAAAAGATAAAACAAGTCGGTCGTCTCGCTGGCAGAAGTTACATTTTCAGCCCGTTAATTTAACTAAAGAACAAAATTAA
- the ndk gene encoding nucleoside-diphosphate kinase — protein MAVEFTLSIIKPDAVKKSVIGEIYTRFEKAGLNIVAAKMQQLTREQAEGFYAVHKARPFFNDLVSFMISGPVMIQVLHGENAIAKNRELMGATNPKEAAPGTIRADFADSIDANAVHGSDSAETAAQEVAFFFEPHEVCVR, from the coding sequence ATGGCTGTTGAATTCACTTTGTCTATAATTAAACCTGATGCTGTTAAGAAATCAGTCATTGGCGAGATTTATACGCGTTTTGAAAAAGCTGGGTTAAACATTGTTGCTGCTAAAATGCAACAGTTAACACGCGAGCAAGCAGAGGGTTTTTATGCCGTTCATAAAGCACGTCCTTTCTTTAATGATTTAGTTAGCTTTATGATTTCAGGCCCAGTCATGATTCAAGTTTTACATGGTGAAAATGCCATTGCTAAGAATCGTGAATTGATGGGCGCTACTAACCCAAAAGAAGCAGCTCCCGGAACAATTCGTGCTGATTTTGCTGATAGTATTGATGCTAATGCTGTTCATGGTTCTGATAGTGCAGAGACCGCGGCTCAAGAAGTAGCATTTTTCTTTGAGCCTCATGAGGTTTGTGTACGCTAA
- a CDS encoding tRNA-(ms[2]io[6]A)-hydroxylase has translation MISAPIQNIPNFSTFLRISTPTAWLEAATQNLPLLLLDHAHCERKAAATAINFMSKYPGYQELVNMMSPLAREELLHFEKVLAFMAQRGLKFGPLPPSNYAQQLHMLASKKNTPERLSDLLLIGAIIEARSCERFNALVPQLTDHSLARFYATLVKAEARHFEDYLKLASLYGRNIEQRLDYFLTVENQLISKPDCVFRFHSGIPIE, from the coding sequence ATGATAAGCGCTCCTATACAAAATATACCTAATTTTTCTACTTTTTTACGTATTTCTACGCCAACTGCTTGGCTAGAGGCAGCCACACAAAATTTACCGCTTCTTTTGCTGGATCATGCACATTGTGAACGTAAAGCTGCCGCGACCGCAATTAATTTTATGAGTAAGTATCCAGGCTATCAAGAATTAGTCAATATGATGTCTCCGTTGGCGCGCGAAGAATTACTTCATTTTGAAAAAGTCCTAGCGTTTATGGCACAACGCGGCTTAAAATTTGGCCCCCTACCTCCTTCTAATTATGCTCAGCAACTTCATATGTTAGCTAGCAAAAAAAACACCCCTGAACGCTTAAGCGATTTATTATTAATTGGTGCTATTATTGAAGCGCGCTCATGTGAACGGTTTAATGCACTTGTTCCACAGCTTACCGATCATAGTTTAGCACGATTTTACGCGACCTTGGTCAAAGCTGAAGCAAGGCACTTCGAAGATTATTTAAAGCTGGCGAGTTTATATGGTAGGAACATCGAGCAACGTCTAGATTATTTTCTTACCGTTGAAAATCAATTAATTAGTAAGCCAGATTGCGTATTCCGCTTTCATAGCGGAATACCAATTGAATAA
- a CDS encoding UDP-2,3-diacylglucosamine diphosphatase: MLDAVFISDLHLHPQAEEITKRFEGFTKWAATNTRSIYILGDFFHAWAGDDTIEAWSLTIANQLKSLVSQGIKIFFMHGNRDFLVGREFSRMAHITLLPEPSVIKLADTPILLVHGDRYCTQDKAHQRFRRLTRNALFTWLFLHIPKTIRQKMVARVRQHSQNNRAKPINQMAIESSAMLNHMQRYQVKLLIHGHTHKPGLTKHYFKGNLFNQYVLSDWDDNPQLLCYHKTKGFYFTHIYL, from the coding sequence ATGTTAGATGCGGTATTTATTTCAGATTTACACCTTCACCCGCAAGCTGAAGAGATTACTAAGCGTTTTGAAGGCTTTACCAAGTGGGCGGCTACTAATACCCGATCTATTTATATATTAGGTGATTTTTTTCATGCTTGGGCTGGTGACGATACGATAGAAGCTTGGAGTTTAACGATTGCTAATCAGCTTAAATCTCTTGTTAGTCAGGGCATTAAAATTTTTTTTATGCATGGCAATCGTGATTTTCTTGTTGGTCGAGAATTTAGTCGCATGGCTCACATAACCTTACTTCCTGAGCCAAGTGTCATTAAATTAGCAGACACGCCCATCTTATTAGTGCATGGCGATAGGTATTGTACTCAGGATAAAGCACACCAACGATTCCGAAGATTAACTCGTAATGCCTTGTTTACTTGGCTTTTTTTGCATATTCCTAAGACAATACGCCAGAAAATGGTGGCTCGGGTTAGGCAGCATAGTCAAAATAATCGTGCAAAACCTATCAATCAGATGGCCATTGAGTCTAGTGCTATGTTAAACCATATGCAACGTTACCAGGTTAAACTATTAATTCATGGGCATACTCACAAGCCAGGCTTAACAAAACACTATTTTAAGGGTAATTTATTTAATCAATATGTATTAAGTGACTGGGATGACAACCCACAATTATTGTGTTATCATAAAACAAAAGGTTTCTATTTTACTCATATTTATCTGTAG
- the minC gene encoding septum site-determining protein MinC — translation MIDNTLKSQVFKLKGRLYTFTVIQLLSADKLLFAQQLEEVVVKAPKLFNNTPVVIDCSALKDEEIDLDAFCHCMRLHSIFPVGIQGANSFLATMAQSKGIAVLHASSTHDKPLINVSTSELTTDEAPVVSPEALKTKLLTSPVRSGQQVVSKGGDLVITASVSHGAELLADGNIHVYGALRGRALAGISGDKNARIFCQSLEAELVSIAGFYRLSDAIQAQTGPCQIYLQDEHILVEPLC, via the coding sequence ATGATAGATAATACATTGAAATCACAAGTGTTTAAGCTTAAAGGTAGATTATATACTTTTACAGTCATTCAATTACTAAGTGCAGATAAGCTTTTATTTGCGCAGCAATTAGAAGAGGTTGTTGTAAAAGCACCCAAATTATTTAACAATACACCAGTAGTTATTGATTGCAGTGCTTTAAAAGATGAAGAAATTGACTTAGATGCCTTTTGCCACTGCATGCGCTTACATAGCATTTTTCCAGTCGGCATCCAAGGGGCAAATTCCTTTTTAGCTACTATGGCCCAATCAAAAGGCATAGCTGTTTTACATGCGTCCTCTACCCATGATAAACCCCTTATTAATGTATCAACGTCAGAATTAACAACAGATGAAGCCCCTGTTGTAAGTCCTGAAGCATTAAAAACAAAATTATTAACTTCACCAGTTCGCTCTGGTCAACAAGTAGTTAGTAAGGGTGGTGATCTAGTGATTACAGCGTCAGTTAGTCATGGTGCAGAGTTATTAGCTGATGGTAATATTCATGTCTATGGCGCGTTGCGCGGTAGAGCATTAGCTGGCATTTCTGGTGATAAAAATGCACGCATTTTTTGCCAGTCACTGGAGGCGGAACTAGTCTCTATTGCCGGCTTCTATCGCTTAAGCGATGCAATTCAAGCACAAACCGGGCCTTGTCAAATTTACCTTCAGGATGAGCATATTTTAGTTGAGCCTTTATGTTAG